In Thermorudis peleae, a genomic segment contains:
- the secY gene encoding preprotein translocase subunit SecY encodes MLQNVLNAFKLPDLRRRIFMTIGLLIVFRFIATIPVPGVDRAALNRLLETNQLLGVLNLFSGSTLTHFSIVAMGVYPYITASIIMQLLTPVIPSLAELSKEGNYGRMKINQYTHWLTVPIALLQGYGQAVLMARANVLRDFGLFNSSTALRSIALLLMMTAGTIFLVWLGELITEFGIGNGISIIIFGGIVARLPAAVARLVTGGTLTQNLIGTVAFAAIGILTIVGIVLLTEGQRRIPVQYARRVRHGRVYGGGTTYIPLKVNSAGMIPLIFAISILLLPGLIANFFATSERPWLRDLAGGIAAAFNPNGLLYQIAYFILVIAFTYFYTMVLFQQQNIAETLQRQGAFIPGIRPGRMTDEYLTRVLMRITLLGAIGLGIVAVLPYLIAKITGVTILYLSATSLLIVVGVAIDTMRQLEAQLLMRNYQGFIQ; translated from the coding sequence ATGCTCCAAAACGTCCTCAATGCCTTTAAACTGCCCGATCTCCGACGCCGGATCTTTATGACGATCGGCTTGCTTATTGTCTTCCGCTTTATTGCAACCATTCCGGTGCCTGGTGTCGATCGGGCAGCGCTGAATCGTCTTCTTGAGACGAACCAGTTGCTCGGCGTGCTTAATCTCTTTTCAGGGAGCACGCTCACGCATTTTTCAATTGTCGCGATGGGAGTGTATCCCTACATCACGGCCTCAATCATCATGCAACTCCTGACGCCCGTCATTCCAAGCCTTGCCGAGCTTTCCAAAGAGGGCAACTATGGCCGGATGAAGATTAATCAGTACACGCACTGGCTTACGGTTCCGATTGCCTTGCTGCAAGGCTATGGGCAGGCAGTTCTTATGGCGCGGGCAAATGTGCTCCGCGACTTTGGGCTTTTCAACAGCTCGACCGCTCTGCGGAGCATTGCTCTGCTGCTTATGATGACCGCTGGAACCATTTTCCTCGTCTGGCTCGGTGAGCTGATCACTGAGTTTGGTATTGGCAATGGCATCTCTATCATCATTTTTGGTGGGATCGTTGCTCGCTTGCCGGCTGCAGTAGCCCGACTGGTTACGGGTGGGACACTGACACAAAACCTCATTGGTACCGTTGCCTTTGCCGCGATCGGTATTCTCACCATTGTTGGGATCGTGTTGCTCACGGAAGGACAACGCCGCATTCCGGTGCAGTATGCGCGCCGTGTCCGGCACGGCCGTGTCTATGGTGGAGGAACTACGTATATTCCGCTGAAAGTTAATTCTGCTGGCATGATTCCGTTGATTTTCGCAATTAGCATCCTGCTCTTGCCAGGCTTAATTGCGAATTTCTTTGCGACATCCGAACGTCCATGGCTGCGCGACCTTGCCGGTGGTATTGCAGCAGCGTTCAATCCAAATGGGTTGCTTTACCAGATCGCATACTTCATTCTCGTTATTGCCTTCACCTACTTCTACACGATGGTGCTCTTCCAGCAGCAGAATATTGCCGAAACGCTGCAGCGCCAGGGGGCCTTTATCCCGGGTATCCGCCCAGGGCGCATGACCGATGAATATCTGACGCGGGTATTGATGCGTATTACGCTTCTTGGCGCTATCGGATTGGGCATTGTGGCAGTGTTGCCCTATCTGATTGCCAAGATCACGGGGGTGACGATCCTTTACCTGAGCGCCACATCGCTGTTAATTGTGGTTGGAGTGGCGATCGACACTATGCGGCAACTTGAAGCGCAGCTGCTCATGCGCAATTATCAGGGCTTCATCCAGTAG
- a CDS encoding adenylate kinase has translation MAERRHVLIIGPQGSGKGTQAARVAPALGLVHVAMGDLFRSLMQHDTPLAREVRSYYDRGALVPDELTLRVLLAHLDELAERDGAYQGTLLDGFPRTRAQAEALDRVLAERHEQIAAVVELAVPRTVLIERLSGRLICPQCGAVYHRVFAPPQVPGRCDRCGGELIQRSDDTPEAIARRLDLYEEQTAPLLEYYRQRGLLLTVNGDQPIEQVTHELIAALRPRLEDSHGNHAEITS, from the coding sequence ATGGCAGAGCGGCGGCACGTCCTGATCATTGGCCCACAAGGCTCCGGGAAAGGGACGCAGGCGGCGCGTGTCGCTCCGGCACTGGGTTTAGTGCATGTCGCAATGGGCGATCTCTTTCGCTCCCTGATGCAGCACGATACCCCACTCGCTCGTGAGGTTCGCTCGTACTACGATCGCGGGGCCCTCGTTCCGGATGAACTCACGCTACGCGTACTCTTGGCTCATCTTGATGAGCTCGCTGAGCGCGATGGTGCCTACCAGGGAACGCTGCTGGATGGTTTCCCGCGTACTCGTGCCCAAGCTGAGGCGCTCGATCGCGTGTTAGCTGAGCGGCACGAGCAGATTGCGGCGGTTGTGGAGCTGGCTGTTCCACGAACCGTGCTCATTGAACGATTGAGTGGCCGTTTGATCTGCCCTCAATGTGGGGCGGTATATCATCGCGTTTTCGCGCCACCGCAGGTGCCTGGCCGTTGCGACCGCTGTGGGGGCGAGTTGATCCAGCGTTCTGATGATACGCCAGAGGCGATCGCACGGCGCTTGGATCTTTACGAGGAGCAGACTGCCCCTCTGCTTGAGTACTATCGCCAGCGTGGCCTGCTGCTGACGGTAAACGGCGATCAGCCGATTGAGCAAGTCACGCATGAACTTATTGCTGCGCTTCGTCCACGGCTTGAGGATTCGCATGGCAATCACGCTGAAATCACATCGTGA